In the Bacillus sp. FJAT-42376 genome, AGCAGGAGTGTGATGAGTGCTGCAAGAACGGCGGGGCTTGATAAGTCGCCGAGCTGAACAAAGGTTGTTTTGCTGGCTTCAACCATCCCGGCTTTTTGAAGGCCGATAAAGGTCAGAAAGATCCCAATTCCAACCGTAATGGCTTCCTTCAGTGAAGAAGGAATGGATGCAGATATAATCTCTGTTAATTTTGTAAAAGCGACAGCGGCAAAGAGCAAGCCTGAAATAATCACGACCGCTAAGCCCTGCTGCCATGGAATTCCCATAGACTGGCAGATGGTATACGTAAATAATGCGTTGACGCCCATACCGGGGACAAGAATAATCGGTGTATTTCCGATCAGTCCCATAAGCAGACAGCCAATGAATGAAGCGAGAACTGTAGCCAGCATCCCTGCTTCAAGAGGAATGCCTGCATCTGAAAGAATGGATGCATTCACAGCGACAATATAAATGACGGTCAAGAATGACACAAGACCTGCCAACAGCTCCCGCTTGAATGTTGTTCCATTTTCTTTAAGCTGAAAAATCGATTTCAACAATAATCCTTCCTTGTTTGTCATCCCTCGGCCCTACCCGTACAATCGGCTGCTCGCCGATTCACATTAAGCATTATATCAACTGGAAGATGTTTTTGCACCTTTGATTTTCCTGTTTTGAAAAGAATGTAAAATCTCCGTAAAGAGAAAGGAGGCCGGCAGGGAGTCCTAGAATTAGTAAGGGATGTTCATTTTATTGAAGGGTGTCGTTTCCATGTCTGAAATCCAGCATACAGAAACCAAATCTTTAAAGCTTAAAACTGCCTTGCCTCTCTTTTTCTCTCTGCCTGTCTTTTCATGGGCGCTTTATGATTTTGCAAATACCATTTTTTCATCGAATATGATCACCATTTTCTTTCCCTTTTATTTGGAGGAAGCAATCGGCAGCAGCGAAAAGATGGATCAGATCGCGAGTACTTTTCTTTCCTATGCGAACGCCGCTGCAGGGCTGTTCCTCGTCCTTTTTTCTCCGCTGTTCGGTGTTCAGATTGACAGGTCAGGGAAAAAGAAGGCATACATTATCCGATTCACAGCTGTTACCGTATTATGTACGCTGCTGATGGGGGTATTCGGTTCAGCTGCCATCCCCGGCACGCTATTCGGACTGCCCGCATCAATGGGGATCGTTGTGATTCTGTTTATCATCGCAAAATTCTTTTACTCATCCAGTCTTATTTTTTATGATGCAATGATTACGGATGTAAGTAATGCGAAAAGTCTTCCCCTGATTTCCGGATTCGGCGTCGCGGTAGGATATGTGGGCACACTGGCAGGGCTTTCTATTTATCCGTTTATAGGAGGCCGGGATTTTCATCATGCCTTTATTCCGACGGCGATTTTATTTGCCTTGTTTACGCTTCCGCTCTTGTTCTTTACACACGACCAGCCCATTGAAAGAAAAGGGCCCAAGAAACATTTTATGAGCGGATATAAAGAGATAATAGCCACATTTAAAGATTTAAAGCAATACAAGCCGGCTTTTTTGTTTATGATTGCGTAT is a window encoding:
- a CDS encoding MFS transporter, whose translation is MSEIQHTETKSLKLKTALPLFFSLPVFSWALYDFANTIFSSNMITIFFPFYLEEAIGSSEKMDQIASTFLSYANAAAGLFLVLFSPLFGVQIDRSGKKKAYIIRFTAVTVLCTLLMGVFGSAAIPGTLFGLPASMGIVVILFIIAKFFYSSSLIFYDAMITDVSNAKSLPLISGFGVAVGYVGTLAGLSIYPFIGGRDFHHAFIPTAILFALFTLPLLFFTHDQPIERKGPKKHFMSGYKEIIATFKDLKQYKPAFLFMIAYFFINDALATAIAMMAIYAKAIVGFSNSQFILLYLVSTITSIGGSFLFGFITKAAGAKKSVMMVGFVLLGALLIAVAATEQWMFWIAGSLFGISLGAIWVTSRTLIVELTPEEKRGQFFGLFAFSGKVSSVIGPFIYGTITLLLSDYGDLASRAALGSLLIMTAAGLAVHQRVRYTKPS